The Rhodococcus sp. B50 DNA window GAGGGGAGACTCCCGTCGACCCTGCGGCACGTGCTGTCCATCGGCGAGTCCCTGCCCGTCGCCACCGCGCAGGCGTTCGCCACGCGCAGCGACGCCGAGTTGGTGAATCTCTACGGGCCGACGGAAGCGGCCGTCGCGGTGACCGATCATCCGGTGACCGGCGCGGACGTCCACGCCGTTCCGATCGGGACGCCGGTATGGAACACCGGGGTCCATGTCCTCGACGACCGCCTCGGCGCGGTCCCGATCGGCACCGTCGGAGAGTTGTACCTCGCCGGGGATCAGCTCGCGCGCGGCTATATCGCGCGGGAAGGCGAGACCGCCGGCAGGTTCGTCGCGAATCCCTTCGGCTGCGGAGAACGTCTGTACCGGACCGGCGACCTGGTGCGCTGGGTGACCACGGCGCGCGGACCGGAGTTGGAGTACGTCGGCCGGCGGGATCTGCAGGTCAAGATCCGGGGATTCCGGATCGAGCTCGGTGAGATCGAGGACGCATTGCGCGCGTGCCCCGGAATCATCGCCGCAGCGGCGACGGTGCAGCAGGACGCACGTCGCGGCGACCGCGTGGTGGCCTTCGTCGTCACCGCGGACGGCAGCGCCCCGGACACCGCCGCACTGCGGACCTCACTGGGCGAGCGGCTGCCGAACTACATGGTTCCGGCCGACATCCGCGCGATCGACTGCTTGCCGAAGGGGAACACGGGCAAACTCGACCGGAAGGCCCTCCCGCTCGTCCCGTCCGCACCGACCGGGCATCGTCCGCCTGTCACCGGCGTCGAATCCGTCGTCGCCGAGACGTTCGGGAAGGTCCTCGGCGTCGAGTCGATCGGGCGCGACGACGACTTCTTCCGGTCGGGCGGTACCTCTCTCGTCGCGGTCCGGGCGGTCAGCGAGCTCGGGACGGTCCTGGGGCGTCCCGTGCCGCTCGAGTGGTTGTTCGCCCATTCCGTCGTCGCCGAGTTGGCGGAGCGGATCGAACGCGGCGACCGCGACGGTGAGCAGTCGGCGTCGAACGCGTTCGACGTGGTCTTCCCGCTGCGCACGGGCCTCACCGAGGGCGAACCGGTGTTCTTCGTGCACCCCGTCGTCGGCCTCGCGTGGGGATTCTCGCGGCTCGCCGAGTTCGTCGACGCCGACCGTCCGGTCTACGGATTGCAATCGCCCGCGTTGTCGGGTACCGAGGAGCTTCCCGGCTCGATCCGGGAATGGGCGGCCCTGTACGTGAACGAGATCCGGCGCGCGCACCCCGAAGGGCCCTACCACCTCGTCGGGTGGTCGATGGGCGGGGTGATCGCGCACGAGATGGCCGTGCAACTGCAACAGCGGGGAAGTTCGGTCGGCTCGCTCGTCCTGCTCGACGCGCATGTGCCGGCGCCGCTGCCCGAGTCCGTCGATCCGCAGTCGGTGGCGCTCGCGGCACTGAACGGTCTCGACAACGGCAGTCGCGGTGTCACTTCTGTCGGAGATATCACATCGATTCTCGGGCGTGGCGAAATCGACAACGACGTATTTCCGTCCATGGAGTCGTTTCTCGGCGGCATCAGTCATTCGTTCGACGTCCTCGAGCGGCACTGCCCGGGCCGCTTCGACGGCGAGCTGCTCTTCGTGGGGTCGCGGAGTTCGTCGTCGCCGGAAGGCGATTCCCGCAGGGACTGGACCGAGTTCGTCACCGGGAGGGTGCACCGCCACGACATCGACGTCTCGCACTGGGCCATGACGGGAGAGCACGCGTGCCGCACCGTCGGCCCGCTGCTCGCCTCCTGGTGCAATCGTCGAGTATGTCCGAATTGTGAAGCATCCGAGCGCGACTCGAAACTTCGTGTCGGCGATTGAAGTGGCAACGTCTGTACTACTGTGAAAGACTCGTGTAGTTCGGCGAACGTGAACGGGCAGTCGGGGGCCTGATCACGTCGATGAGCCAGAGCGCGTGCCGATTTCGGCGTGCGTTCATCAGCCGTACCATCCCCGGCGCGAAGCGGGGAGTGGTATGACGACGAATGCGATGGACTTCGACTCGGCCCACTCGGACGGGGATTCGGCTTCCGGAATCCGTCCGTCGGACCGGCCTCGAAGGTTGCGCCGTAGCGCACCGACCGCACTGTTGCCTCATCTGCTCGCCGTTGCCGTCGAACGGAATCCGGACGGCACCGCCGTCGTCTCCGAATCCGGGGCTCTCGCCTACCGCGAACTCGACGCCGAATCGTCACGCCTTGCGCGTCTTCTCATCTCGCGCGGAATCGGCCCCGAGGACCGCGTTGCGCTCGTCCTCACACGGTCGATCGAATCCGTCCTCGCGACCTGGGCCGTGGCGAAGACCGGTGCGGCGTTCGTGCCCGTCGACCCCACTTATCCTGCCGATCGCGTCGCGTACATGCTGGGCGATTCGGGTGCCGGACTCGTCCTGACCACCGAGGCCCACGCCGACGCGGTGACCGTCGACGTGGCCGCTCTCGTGCTCGACTCGGCGGAGGTGCGCGCCGAGACGGCCGAGATGTCGCCGGATCCCGTCTTCTTCGACGAGCGCATCGGTGTCGTGCACGCGGACAACACCGCGTACGTGATCTACACATCCGGTTCGACCGGCCGCCCCAAGGGCGTCGTGGTGACGCACTCCGGTCTCGGCAACTTCTGCGCCGAGCAGGTGGAGCGCTACGGCCTGTCGCCGCAGTCGCGCACATTGCATTTCGCGTCACCGAGTTTCGACGCGTCCGTGCTGGAACTGCTGATGGCCGTGGGTGCGTCGTCGACCATGGTCGTCGCCCCGCCGTCCGTCTTCGGGGGCTCGGAATTCGCGGATTTCGTGCTGCAGCACGGGGTCACCCACGCGTTCGTCACGCCGGCGGCTCTGGCCTCGGTGGACCCGGCCGGCCTCGACGTGCTCGGCACCGTCGTCGTGGGCGGCGAGGCGTGCCCGCCCGAACTGGTGTCGCGGTGGGCGCCGGGACGTCGCTTCCACAACGGGTACGGCCCGACCGAGACGACGATCATGTCGAACATCTCCGATGCGCTCGCCCCGGGCGAGAAGGTGACGATCGGACCGCCGATCCGCAATGTCGCGGAGGCCGTGCTCGATTCGCGACTGCATCCCGTTCCCGTCGGGGTCGCCGGCGAACTCTACGTCGCCGGACCCGGTCTGGCCCGTGGATATCTGGGACGGCCCGCGCTGACGGCGGCGAGGTTCGTCGCGGCACCGGGAGGCGGGCGGATGTACCGCACCGGCGACGTCGTGCGAGGGCCGGAAACGACCTCCTCGGGCATCGTCTACCTGGGCCGTAACGACTTCCAGGTGAAGGTCCGCGGATTCCGCATCGAACTCGGGGAGATCGACGCCGCACTTGCGTCCTTCCCCGGGGTGGACTTCGCACTCACCGTCGGCCGCGAGACACCGGCCGGAGAGACACAACTCGTCTCCTACGTGCACGGCACCGACGGTCCCCTCGATCCGGGCAGTCTCGTGGAGCATGTGGCCGGGCTGCTCCCGGCATACATGGTTCCCGCCGCGGTCGTGCCGCTCGACCGCATCCCGCTGACCCCGTCCGGAAAGATCGATCGCGCAGCGCTTCCCGAGGTGGGAGCGACCGCCGCCGAGTTCCGGGCTCCGGTCACCGATTCCGAGAAGGCCGTCGCGGACGTCTTCGCCGACGTCCTCGGGCTCGATCACGTCGGACTCGACGACGACTTCTTCGATCTCGGTGGCAACTCGCTGCTCGCGACGTCCGTGGTGGGACGCATCCGGGCGCGGCTCGGCGTCGCCGTCCGCGCGGCCGCGCTGTTCGATGAGCCGACCGTCGAGGCACTCGCCCGGCACGTCGCGGCGACCACCTCCATCCGCGCGGTGCCGCTCGTCGCGGGCCCGCGACCCGCACACCTGCCGCTGTCCTACGCGCAGCAGCGCATGTGGTTCCTCAACCGCCTCGACCCCGAATCCGCCCTGTACAACATCCCGCTCGCGGTGCGTCTGGTCGGGGCGCTCGACGTCGACGTGATGCGTGCGGCATTCGCCGACCTCGTCGAACGTCACGAGACACTCCGTACCGTCTATCCCGAGATCGACGGCGTGGGGGAGCAGCGCATCCTCGAGCCGCACGCGCGGGTCGCCGACGTGTCGGTCGAACAGGTGTCGGTCGACGAACTGCCGGAGCATCTCGCGCGCGTCGCCGGCCGCGGATTCGACGTGACCGCCGAGGTTCCCGTCCGCGCACATCTGTTCGCGACGGCACCCGACGAGCACATCCTCGTCCTCGTCCTACATCACATCGCCGGTGACGGCACCTCGCTCGCACCTCTTGTGCGCGACCTCGTGACCGCCTACACGGCGCGACTGGCCGGGCATGCGCCCGGCTGGGCCCCGCTGCCGGTGCAGTACGCCGACTACACGCTCTGGCAGCGGGAAGTGCTCGGTACCGACGACGATCCCGAATCCGTCGCGGGCCGTCAGCTCGCGTACTGGACCGAAGCGCTCGGCGGTGTCCCCGAGCACCTCGATCTCGCCACCGATCACGTGCGTCCCCCGATCCTCGGCGCGGGTGGCGGTGCCGTGCGGGTCGAACTGGACGGCGACGTCCACGAGGCGATCACCGCGCTCGCCCGCCGGGCGGGCGCCACCCCGTTCATGGTGGTACACGCCGCTCTCGCCGCGCTGCTCGCGCGCCTGTCGAACACCCACGACGTCGTGATCGGCACCCCCGTCGCCGGACGTCCGGCGCCCGAACTCGACGGTGTCGTGGGCATGTTCGTCAACATGCTCGCGCTGCGCACCGAGGTCGATCTCGGCGGCACCTTCGCCGATCTGCTCGAGCAGGCGCGCGGCGTCGACGTCGCGGCCTTCGACCACGCCGACATCCCGTTCGAGCGACTCGTCGAGGTGCTCGACCCCGTCCGGTCCCCGTCCCGCCATCCCCTCTTCCAGGTGGGCCTGTCGTACCACAACTTCGCGGTCGACGCGCTCGAGCTGCCGGGCCTGCGCGTGGAGGCTCTCGACGCCTCGTCCTCGTCGGTCCGTTTCGACCTCCACGTGACGATCGCCGACAAGGGCATCGACGGAGGACCGGGCGGATTCGACATCGAATTCGGTTATGCCACCGACCTGTTCGAGGAAGCCTCGATCCGGCGCATGGTCGACCGCTATCTGCGTATCCTGCGGGTCGTCGCCGAGGACCCCGACGTCGTGGTCGGCGACATCGACCTGCACGATCCCGACCAGCTTGCCGCCATGCTCGAAGCGTGGGAGGCCGAGCAGATCGCGGTGGGCCCGGGTCGGACACTCGCCGACCTGTTCGCCGACCAGGTCCGCGCAACGCCCACCGCGTGCGCGCTCGTCGACGCGAACGGCGAACTCACCTACCGCGAATTCGCCGACCGGGTCCGTCGTCTCGCCCGGCTGCTGATCGAGGAGGGAGTGGGTCCGGAGACGGTCGTCGCGCTCCCGATCCGACGCTCGATCGATCTCGTCGTCGCGATGTACGCCGTCGTCGAGGCGGGAGGTGCGTACCTGCCGCTCGACCCCGACCATCCGCGCGACCGTGTCGAGTACATCGTCGAATCGGCGGATCCGGCGTGTGTCCTCACCACGAGCCGCGACGGCGTCGACCTGCCCGGCGACCGCCCGGTCATCGAGGTCGACACGGTCGATCTCACCGCCTACAGCGGCCGGGAGATCCGCAATGCCGATCGCCTCGCCCCGTTGCGCGCCGGCAACGCGGCCTACGTGATCTACACCTCCGGGTCCACGGGACGCCCGAAGGGTGTCGTCGTCTCGCACGAGGCGATCGTCAACCAGCTCGTCTGGAAGCGGAAGGAATACCACCTCGGCGTAGGCGACGCCGTCCTGCTCAAGACCGCGGCGACCTTCGACCTGTCGGTGTGGGAGTTCTGGTCGTCGCTCACCTCCGGTGCGAAGCTCGTCGTCGCCGCACCCGACGGGCACCGGGATCCGGCCTACCTCAACGACCTGATCCGGCGTGAGCACGTGACGACCCTGCACGTCGTGCCGTCGATGCTCGACGCCCTGCTCGACGACGCGGACGGCGAGCTGCCCGAGTCGTTGCGACGGGTGCTGGCGATCGGGGAGGTTCTCCCCGTCGACACCGCCGAACGCACCCTCGAACGATCGCACACCGATCTCGTCAACCTTTACGGCCCGACCGAAGCGGCCGTCTCCGTGACCGCGCACCGTGTCACCGAGACGGGGGAGAGCTCCGTTCCGATCGGCGGTCCGATCCCCAACACGCAGGTGTTCGTCCTCGACGAACGACTGCACCCGGTGCCGCCGGGCGTAGCCGGAGAGCTCTACCTCGCCGGAACCCAGCTCGCCCGCGGCTATTCCGGGCGTCCGGAGCTGACCGCCGAGCGGTTCGTGGCGAATCCCTTCGGTGAGCCCGGCACGCGCCTCTACCGCACCGGAGACCTCGTGCGCTGGCGGTTCGACGACGATCAACTCTCGGGCACGCTCGAATACCTCGACCGGGCCGACTTCCAGGTGAAGGTGCGCGGATTCCGCATCGAGCTGGGGGAGATCGAGTCGGCGCTGCGTGCACTGCCGCAGATCCGCGATGCGGTGGCGACGGTGCAGCACGGTGACCGGATCGTCGCGTTCGTCGTCCCGGCCGCGGGAACACCCGACATCACGTCCATCCGTGCCGCGCTGGCCCGGACGCTGCCGTCCTACATGGTCCCGCAGGGCTTCGTGACACTCGACGCGCTTCCTCTCAACGTCAACGGCAAGGTCGATCGCAAGGCACTCCCGGAGGCGGAGGTCGTCACGGCGCCGTACCGCGCTCCGCGCACCGACACGGAGACGGCAGTGGCGTCGGTGTACGCCGAAGTGCTCGGCAGCGACGAGCCGGCCGGTCTCGACGACGACTTCTTCGGAATCGGCGGCACTTCGCTCAGCGCGGTCAAGGTCGCCGCGCGCCTGCGCGACCGGCTCGACGCCCACGTCGAGCTGCCGTGGCTGTTCCTGCATCCGGGCGTGGAGGAACTCGCCGCGCGGATCGATTCCCACAGCACCTCCGAGACGAACACGCTCGGCAACGCCGGTCTCGACCCGCTGCTGCCCCTGCGTTCCGGTGGGGACGGTGCACCGGTGTTCTGCATCCACCCGGTCACCGGACTCGCGTGGGGTTTCGCCGGCCTCGTCCCGTACCTCGGAGACCGTCCGGTCTACGGCCTGCAGTCGCCCGCGCTCGGCGAGACGGGCAACCTGCCCGACGACATCGGTAGCTGGGCGGACGAGTACGTCCGGCTCATCCGGCAGACGCACCCCCATGGCCCCTACCATCTCGTCGGATGGTCCATGGGTGGCATGCTGGCCCACGCCGTCGCCGTCCGTCTGCGGCGTGCGGGGGAGCAGGTCCCGACCCTCACGATCCTCGACGCCTACCCCGAGGCCGGAGTTGTCGCCGCCGGAACGCAGGTGACCGCACCGACCATCGCGAACGTGCTCGGCATTCCGGTGGACGGCCCGGCTGCGGATGTTCCCCTCACCGAACTCACCGCCGAAAGCGCGCAGGAAGTGGTGCAGGCCCTGCCCGCTCCGTTCGACAGCCTGTCGCCGGAGCGGATCACGCGGATCGTCGAGGGGGTCCGGCACTCGTACTCGGTTCTCGCGGCGCATCGTCCCGAGGTCTACGACGGGGACCTGACCGTCTTCGTCGCCGAGGCCGATCGTCCGATGTCCTCCACCGAGGCCTGGTATCCCTACGTGAACGGCCTGGTGACCACGCGCGAGGTGCCGGTCTCCCATTGGGACATGGCAACGAGAAAGGCGTGGGCGATCATCGGCCCCGCGATCGGCCGCCGTCTCGACGAGAGGCGCTGACCAGCCACAACTCGACATCCCTCCACCGTGGGGCGGCCCCGACCGGGTCGTCCCACCGTGGCGTGCGTGCCCACAGCCGTAACATGGCTCCCCGGTCGCCGATGCTCTAATGGGCACATGACCGCCCGGTAACAACCGGGGGGTCGCGGCCGGAACGGGACATACGAGGGATCGGGACCAGTGGTGAGTGAAGCCTTGCGTAAGGTCGGCGAGCAGCAGGGAGACGGAGTGAAGGTCGGGGACCCCGACGACACCCGTCCCGCGGCAGCCGAGCGGCGACGGCCTCGCCGGCGGCCCGAGCGTCGCGGAGCCCGGGCAGCACTGCTTCCGCAGCTCCTCGCGGCGGCCGTCGAACGCGACCCGTCCGCGACCGCGGTGGTCGAGGACGAGCGCTCGCTCACCTACGCCGAGCTCGACGAGGCGTCCTCGCGGCTCGCGCGGTATCTGATCGGCCTCGGTATCGGTCCCGAGGACGTCGTCGCCCTCGCGATCGTCCGGTCGGTCGAATCCGTGCTCGCCACGTGGGCGGTCGCGAAGACCGGTGCCGCCTTCGTGCCCGTCGACCCGAACTATCCCGCCGACCGGGTCGAGCACATGACGGTCGACTCCGGCGCGGCGCTCGGCCTGACCCTCACCCGTACCGAGGCGGCGCTGCCCGTCACGACCCGGTGGATCGCGCTCGACGACCCCGCGATCGAGCAGCAGCTCGCGGACCTTCCGTCCGAGCCTGTCTCGTTCGACGAACGGGTGCGGACGCTGCGGGTCGAGAACACGGCCTACATCATCTACACCTCGGGATCGACGGGACGGCCGAAGGGCGTCGTCGTCACCCATTCGGGGCTGGGCAACTTCTGCGCCGAGCAGGTGGAGCGGTACGCCCTGACCTCCGCGTCGCGCACCCTTCACTTCGCGTCACCGAGCTTCGACGCCTCGATCCTCGAACTGTTGCTGGCGATCGGCGCCTCGTCGACGATGGTGATCGCCCCGACCTCCGTGTACGGCGGTGAGGAGTTCGCCGATCTTGTTGTGCGACAAGGAGTCACGCACGCTTTCGTCACCCCCTCCGCCCTGGCCTCGGTCGACCCGGCGGGCCTGGGCGTGCTCGACTGCATCGTCGTCGGCGGGGAGGCGTGCCCGCCGGACCTCGTGACGCGATGGGCGCCGGGCCGCCGGTTCTTCAACGGATACGGCCCCACGGAAACGACCATCATGACGAACATCTCGGATCCGCTGGTTCCGGGTGAGCAGGTCACGATCGGTGCTCCCATCCGCAACACCACCGCGCACGTGCTGGATTCGCGGCTGCACGCGGTTCCGGCCGGAGTGACGGGCGAGCTCTATCTGTCGGGACCGGGCGTGGCCCGCGGATACCACCGCCGGGCGGAGCTGACCGCCTCCCGATTCGTCGCAGCACCGGGCGGCACGCGCATGTACCGCACGGGAGACCTCGTCCGCGGTCCCCGCGACGCCGAGTCCCCGATCGTCTACATCGGACGGAACGACTTCCAGGTCAAGGTCCGCGGCTTCCGCATCGAACTCGGCGAGATCGACGCCGTGCTGGCCTCCTCGCCTGCAGTGGATTTCGCGGCGACGCTGGCGCGCACCGGCCCGTCAGGGCAGGCGCAGCTCATCGCGTACGTCCACGCCGCCCCCGGCGCGACCGTCGACTCGCAGGAATTGTCGGCCCTCGCCGCGGAACGGCTTCCGGCCCACATGGTTCCCTCGGCCATCGTGTCGATCGACGAGATCCCCCTCTCGCCCACCGGCAAACTCGATCGCGACGCGCTTCCGGATCCGGGGCCGATCGTCACCGAATTCCGGGCGCCGCGGACGGGCACCGAGCTCGCGATCGCTGCGGTGTTCGCCGACGTGCTCGGGCTCGCGACCGAACAGGTCGGCCTCGACGACGACTTCTTCGATCTCGGTGGCAACTCGCTGGTCGCCACCCGCGTGGCGGCGCGGCTGAGCGAGCGCCTCGGCGTGCGGGTGCCCGCCCGCCTGCTGTTCGAGGGCTCGACGGTCGCCGCGCTCGCAGCCCTGGTCGAACCCCTCGCCGGCGACGACCGGATCCCCCTCGTGGCAGGCCCCCGCCCCGAGACGATCCCGCTGTCGCTCGCCCAGCAGCGCATGTGGTTCCTGAGCCGGTTCGACACCGCCTCGGCCGCGAACAACATCCCCGTCGCGCTGCGTCTGCGCGGGAAGCTCGACACCGATGCGCTCGGCGCCGCCGTCGCCGACCTCGTCGAACGCCACGAGACGCTGCGGACCGTCTACCCGGACCACGACGGCGTGGGCAGTCAGCTGATCCTGCCCGCCTCGCAGGCGACACCGGCGCTGCGTGCCGAGGTCGTCACGGAGGCCGAGGTACAGAGCCGCGTGGTGCGCGCGGTGACCACCGGCTTCGACGTCACCGCCGAGGTGCCGCTGCGCCTCGAACTGCTGCGCATCACGCGTGACGACGCCTCCGGAGCCACCGGCGACGACGAGCATGTCCTGATCATCGTCGTCCACCACATCGCCGCCGACGGCACCTCGATCGAACCGTTCGTGCGCGACCTCGTCACCGCCTACCTCGCCCGCGCGAACGGCGCTGCGCCCGGCTGGGAACCGTTGGCGGTGCACTACGCGGACTACACCCTGTGGCAGCGGGCCGTCCTGGGCGACGAGGACGATCCGGATTCGCCGGTCTCGCAGGAGATCGCCTACTGGACATCCGTACTCGCCGATCTGCCGGATCGCCTCGACCTGCCCACCGATCGGCCCCGCCCGGTCGAGGCCTCGGGTCGCGGCGCCACCGTCGAATTCGAGATCGACGCCGTCCTGCACGAGGCCGTGGTCGAACTCGGGCGGGCCGCGGGGTGCTCACCGTTCATGGTCGTGCACGCCGCCTTCGCGATTCTGCTGTCCCGGATCTCGGGTGCGAACGACATCGCCATCGGCACGCCGGTCGCAGGGCGCGGTGAGCAGGTCCTCGAGGATCTCATCGGCATGTTCGTCAACACGCTCGTGCTGCGGACATCCGTCACCCCGGAGCGGACGTTCGCCGACGTCCTGCGCGAGGTCCGCGCCTCGGACATCGACGCTTTCGCCCACGCCGAGCTACCTTTCGAGCGCCTCGTCGAGATTCTCGACCCGGTCCGGTCCGCCGGTCACCATCCGCTCTTCCAGGTGGCCCTGTTCTTCCAGAACATGGAGCAGCCCGAACTCGCCTTGCCCGGGCTGGAGGTCGAGCCGGTGGACCTCGGCGGCAGCATCGCCAAGTTCGACCTGCAGCTCACCGTCGGACCTCGGGAGATCGAGGGCCGTCCCGCCGGAATGGGTGCCCAGTTCACCTACGCGAGCGATCTTTTCGACGAGTCGACGGTGCAGTCTCTCGCAACGCGTCTCGTGACCGTCCTCGACGCGCTCACCGGCGACGTCGACGCGGTCGTCGGCGACGTCGAGCTGCTGTCCCCGCCGGAGCGGCATGCGCTCACCGTCGAGGTGAACGCCACCGAGCGCCCGATCGCCCCGCAGACACTGCTGTCGCGGTACCGGGCGCAGGTCGCCGCGACACCGGACGTCACCGCCGTCGTCTTCGGCGACGACTCGCTCACCTACGCGGAGTTCGATGCGAGGGTCAATCGCCTGGCCCGGCATCTGATCTCGGTCGGTGTCGGTCCCGAATCGCTGGTTGCGCTGGGGATCCGGCGCTCGATCGATCTGGTCGTCGCCATGTACGCGGTCGTCGCGGCGGGTGGTGCCTACGTGCCGCTCGACCCCGACCATCCGGCCGACCGGATCGGGCACATCCTCGACACCGCACGACCGGTGTGTGTGCTGAGCACCGGCACCGATGCCGGCGACCTTCCCGAGGGCGTCGACATCATCCTCGTCGACGGTCCGGACCTGCCGGAATACCCGGCCGGCCCCGTGCGTGAGGATGAACTGCGGGGCACCGTCCGGGGCACGTCGCCGGCCTACGTGATCTTCACGTCCGGGTCCACCGGACGCCCGAAGGGTGTGTCGGTGCCGCACGAAGCGATCGTCAACCAGCTCGAGTGGATGGCGGCGGAATACGACATCTCCGCCCGGGACGTGTACCTGCAGAAGACCGCCACGACCTTCGACGTGTCGCTGTGGGGCTATTTCCTGCCGCTGCGGACCGGGGGGACGCTCGTCGTCGCGACGCACGACGGGCACCGCGACCCGGCCTACGTGGCCGAGGCGATCGTCCGGTACGGCGTCACACTCACCGACTTCGTCCCGTCGATGCTCACCGTCTTCGCGGCGCACGCCCCGGCCGGTGTTCGCGCGAGCCTGCGTCACGTCTTTGTGATCGGTGAGGCGCTCCCGCCGGAGACGGTGACGGCCTTCCGGCGTCTCGCCGACGCGGCGGTCCACAACCTCTACGGCCCCACCGAGGCCGCGGTCTCGGCCACCTACTGGCCCGCCGAGGGCGGCGACCATTCCGTGCCGATCGGCGTTCCCGAAGCGAACGTGCAGGTGTACGTGCTGGATTCGCGTCTGCGGCCCACGCCGGTGGGAACGCCGGGCGAACTCTATCTCGGTGGGGTGCAGCTCGCTCGCGGCTACGAGAAGCGTCCCGACCTGACATCCGACCGGTTCGTCGCGAGCCCCCTCGGGGCGCGGGGAAGCCGCATGTACCGCACCGGCGACCTGGTGCGGTGGCGCCGCACCGACGACGGTGCACTCGTCCTGGACTATCTGGGCCGCACCGACTTCCAGGTCAAGTTCCGCGGTCAGCGTATCGAGCTCGGCGAGATCGAGACCGCTCTGCTCGGGTGCCCGGAAGTGAGCCAGGCCGTCGCGCTCGTCGTGCCCACTCCCACCGGCGAGCAGCTGGTCGCCTACGTCGTGCCGGCGCCCGGGCACAGCGTCGAGAAGACGGCGCTCCTCGACGCC harbors:
- a CDS encoding amino acid adenylation domain-containing protein gives rise to the protein MTTNAMDFDSAHSDGDSASGIRPSDRPRRLRRSAPTALLPHLLAVAVERNPDGTAVVSESGALAYRELDAESSRLARLLISRGIGPEDRVALVLTRSIESVLATWAVAKTGAAFVPVDPTYPADRVAYMLGDSGAGLVLTTEAHADAVTVDVAALVLDSAEVRAETAEMSPDPVFFDERIGVVHADNTAYVIYTSGSTGRPKGVVVTHSGLGNFCAEQVERYGLSPQSRTLHFASPSFDASVLELLMAVGASSTMVVAPPSVFGGSEFADFVLQHGVTHAFVTPAALASVDPAGLDVLGTVVVGGEACPPELVSRWAPGRRFHNGYGPTETTIMSNISDALAPGEKVTIGPPIRNVAEAVLDSRLHPVPVGVAGELYVAGPGLARGYLGRPALTAARFVAAPGGGRMYRTGDVVRGPETTSSGIVYLGRNDFQVKVRGFRIELGEIDAALASFPGVDFALTVGRETPAGETQLVSYVHGTDGPLDPGSLVEHVAGLLPAYMVPAAVVPLDRIPLTPSGKIDRAALPEVGATAAEFRAPVTDSEKAVADVFADVLGLDHVGLDDDFFDLGGNSLLATSVVGRIRARLGVAVRAAALFDEPTVEALARHVAATTSIRAVPLVAGPRPAHLPLSYAQQRMWFLNRLDPESALYNIPLAVRLVGALDVDVMRAAFADLVERHETLRTVYPEIDGVGEQRILEPHARVADVSVEQVSVDELPEHLARVAGRGFDVTAEVPVRAHLFATAPDEHILVLVLHHIAGDGTSLAPLVRDLVTAYTARLAGHAPGWAPLPVQYADYTLWQREVLGTDDDPESVAGRQLAYWTEALGGVPEHLDLATDHVRPPILGAGGGAVRVELDGDVHEAITALARRAGATPFMVVHAALAALLARLSNTHDVVIGTPVAGRPAPELDGVVGMFVNMLALRTEVDLGGTFADLLEQARGVDVAAFDHADIPFERLVEVLDPVRSPSRHPLFQVGLSYHNFAVDALELPGLRVEALDASSSSVRFDLHVTIADKGIDGGPGGFDIEFGYATDLFEEASIRRMVDRYLRILRVVAEDPDVVVGDIDLHDPDQLAAMLEAWEAEQIAVGPGRTLADLFADQVRATPTACALVDANGELTYREFADRVRRLARLLIEEGVGPETVVALPIRRSIDLVVAMYAVVEAGGAYLPLDPDHPRDRVEYIVESADPACVLTTSRDGVDLPGDRPVIEVDTVDLTAYSGREIRNADRLAPLRAGNAAYVIYTSGSTGRPKGVVVSHEAIVNQLVWKRKEYHLGVGDAVLLKTAATFDLSVWEFWSSLTSGAKLVVAAPDGHRDPAYLNDLIRREHVTTLHVVPSMLDALLDDADGELPESLRRVLAIGEVLPVDTAERTLERSHTDLVNLYGPTEAAVSVTAHRVTETGESSVPIGGPIPNTQVFVLDERLHPVPPGVAGELYLAGTQLARGYSGRPELTAERFVANPFGEPGTRLYRTGDLVRWRFDDDQLSGTLEYLDRADFQVKVRGFRIELGEIESALRALPQIRDAVATVQHGDRIVAFVVPAAGTPDITSIRAALARTLPSYMVPQGFVTLDALPLNVNGKVDRKALPEAEVVTAPYRAPRTDTETAVASVYAEVLGSDEPAGLDDDFFGIGGTSLSAVKVAARLRDRLDAHVELPWLFLHPGVEELAARIDSHSTSETNTLGNAGLDPLLPLRSGGDGAPVFCIHPVTGLAWGFAGLVPYLGDRPVYGLQSPALGETGNLPDDIGSWADEYVRLIRQTHPHGPYHLVGWSMGGMLAHAVAVRLRRAGEQVPTLTILDAYPEAGVVAAGTQVTAPTIANVLGIPVDGPAADVPLTELTAESAQEVVQALPAPFDSLSPERITRIVEGVRHSYSVLAAHRPEVYDGDLTVFVAEADRPMSSTEAWYPYVNGLVTTREVPVSHWDMATRKAWAIIGPAIGRRLDERR